In a single window of the Novipirellula galeiformis genome:
- a CDS encoding GNAT family N-acetyltransferase produces the protein MSKIQIETPRLKLALQSLDETRARIDAMSETDKVNLSADWLSLLGSATSADPWLLGFNIQLRDSNVFVGQCGFKGPPTPEGVVEIAYCVEPDRQRNGYATEAARALVHYAFGHNEVLLVRAHTLPETNASTRVLTRCGFRNMGEVIDPDDGPVWRWEIQRESA, from the coding sequence ATGAGCAAAATCCAAATCGAAACACCGCGTCTGAAACTGGCACTCCAGTCCCTCGACGAGACACGCGCGCGAATTGATGCAATGTCGGAAACTGACAAAGTGAATCTGTCAGCCGATTGGTTGTCGCTTCTTGGTTCCGCAACCTCGGCGGATCCATGGCTTCTTGGGTTCAACATCCAGCTTCGCGATAGCAACGTCTTCGTCGGCCAATGCGGTTTCAAGGGTCCCCCAACACCCGAAGGCGTCGTCGAGATCGCGTACTGCGTGGAACCGGATCGTCAGCGAAACGGCTACGCCACCGAAGCTGCTCGCGCTTTGGTCCACTATGCTTTTGGGCACAACGAGGTTCTGCTGGTTCGGGCACACACGCTTCCGGAGACGAATGCATCAACTCGAGTGCTGACCAGATGCGGTTTCCGCAATATGGGTGAAGTCATTGATCCGGATGATGGTCCGGTTTGGCGGTGGGAGATACAGCGAGAATCGGCGTAG